TATAAAATCTTTGCACAGTTATAACCAATGTCATAACAAAAGTACCTATGATAAGTGCTATATAAATCATAACACTGAAAGCGCTTAACATTTCATGTGCATTTATACTGACACTGACTGACGTATCTGATGTGTTAACTTGCATCATAGGGTTAAGAAACCTGTTGATAAATGCAAATATTAATAAAGCTAAGTATAAGGGCAAAAACAACCTTGAAGTTGCTTTGATTTCATGTTTTAATAGTTTTTTTAACATTTGAATACCTCCCTGAATAAAGAGTCAACAGATTTTCCATGTTCTTCGCGTATTTCGTCAACAGTTTTATAAAGGATAATTTTTCCTTCTTTAAGGAATATTACATCATCCAGAATTTTCTCAATATCGTATATCAGATGTGTGGATAAAATAATCGTTGAATTCTCACTATAATTCCTGATAATAGTATCAAGGATATAATCCCTCGCTGCAGGATCAACGCCTCCAATGGGCTCATCCAGTAAATAAAGCTGTGCTTCACGGCTCATGACCAAAATAAGCTGCACCTTTTCTTTTGTTCCCTTGGATAAGGTTTTAAGTCTGCCTTTTGGACTTATGTTAAGAGTTTTCAACATGTCGTAGGCCTTTTCAGTATTAAAGTCGGCGTAAAAATCTGAAAAAAATTCTATAATATCAGATACTCTCATCCAGTCATTTAAATAGTTTTTTTCCGGGAGATAA
The DNA window shown above is from Clostridiaceae bacterium and carries:
- a CDS encoding ABC transporter ATP-binding protein, translating into MTNTLLECRNLTKNFGPKVALDNVTLSIPSGRIVGLLGPNASGKTTFIKLCNDLLTPTSGEILIRGNKPGVETKKIVSYLPEKNYLNDWMRVSDIIEFFSDFYADFNTEKAYDMLKTLNISPKGRLKTLSKGTKEKVQLILVMSREAQLYLLDEPIGGVDPAARDYILDTIIRNYSENSTIILSTHLIYDIEKILDDVIFLKEGKIILYKTVDEIREEHGKSVDSLFREVFKC